Part of the Bifidobacterium sp. ESL0775 genome is shown below.
CACCTACTGGGGCACGATGGCGTTGCAGACCAAGGGCCTGCTGACCATCGACCCGGGCCGCAGCGCCTTCCTCACCGCCGTCTATTGCGTCCTGACGCCGTTCACCTCGTGGTTCGTCAGCAAGAACCGGCCGCACAACATCAACATCATCGCCGGAGTGATCTGCCTGGTCGGCGTGGGCTTCGTAGCGTTGAAACCAGGCGGCCTGTCGCTTTCGCTCTCGTTCGGTGACATCCTCACCATCGCCTGCGCGGTCGTCTTCTCCTTCAACCTCACCTATCTCGGTGTCTATTCCAAGAAATACAACGCCATCGCCGTCACCTTCATGCAATTCGCCGTGGCCTCCGTCCTCTTCTTCATCGGCGCGCTCCTGACCGAGCCGGTGCCGAACGCCGCGTGGCTGCAGCCGAAGATCATCGTCAGCTTCCTCTATCTCTTCCTCGGCGCCACCACGCTGGCCCAGCTCATGCAGAACATCGGCCTGGCGCACGTCTCCGCCGCGTCGGCCTCCGTGGTGATGTGCACGGAAAGCCTGTTCTCGGAGTTCTTCTCCATCATTTTCTGGGGCACGAAGCTGCGGTTCACCACCCTGGTCGGCTTCGCGCTTATCTTCCTCGCCGTGCTGATGTCCATCCTGCACCGTTCCGTGATCGTCAATCTCTTCCGTCGCGTGGAGGATTGGATACACGACCATCGCAAGCATTGAAGTGGGATTATCGGTCCTGCTTTTTATTGTCGAATCGGAAATATCAAGAATGTAATGCAAGTTCAGTAGGCTCTGAGCCGAAATCTGTAAGCGTTCGGCAAGGTTTCGTCTACTTCTCAGCATTCTTCAACCAGCGTCCGTTACTCTTAGGTACCATGAAGAATTTTTTCAAGGGGATTTCGGTCTCGCAGATCATAGCCGGTGCGCTAGCTGCGGTCACTTCGTTCCTGTTGTCGGCGAAAATCGGCATCGCAGGCTCGGTCATCGGCGTGGCGGTCGGCTCCATCGTCTCCGCGGTGGCCTCGCAGATCTATCAGAACGTGCTCAAGGAATCAGGCAAGAAGCTGCAGGAAGGCACGCCCAACGGCGAACCGGAAGACGAGATCGCCGCTGGAGCCGGTCCGGACGACAGGACGCGGGTCATCGGCTCAGACGTTGGGCACCACGGCCGGTTGAACAACGCCCCCGCGGTCTCATCGCTCGTCCACGGCACCTCCACGCTGCGTTTGGACGGTACCTCCACGAGTCTTGCCGCATTGGCCAAGAATGGTGGAAACAAGCCTGGGAATGATAAGCCCGACGCGACCAAAGCCATGCCGGCCGTCGCCGGCGAGGGCAAGAACGACAAGGACAGCGCGAACCGCAAGGACGGCAAGGGCGCGTACCAAGGCGCCACGCAGGTCATGAGCCCGGCCGCTTCGGGCAAGACCGCGGTGATGCCTCCAGTGGGCGGCAAGCCGCGTGCCACCGCGGTCGTCGGGTCCAACAAACTCAAAGGAGGACCCG
Proteins encoded:
- a CDS encoding DMT family transporter → MPVGSDTKTSETFGKNSAASAADGGVFPDTTRRAGFQGLRSRLSRNFPPNLARLLLLGCAALWGGSYLVSKIAMTAIPPQWMMGMRTGGACVVMLILFHRSIIPALNKSMLLPALIVGATYWGTMALQTKGLLTIDPGRSAFLTAVYCVLTPFTSWFVSKNRPHNINIIAGVICLVGVGFVALKPGGLSLSLSFGDILTIACAVVFSFNLTYLGVYSKKYNAIAVTFMQFAVASVLFFIGALLTEPVPNAAWLQPKIIVSFLYLFLGATTLAQLMQNIGLAHVSAASASVVMCTESLFSEFFSIIFWGTKLRFTTLVGFALIFLAVLMSILHRSVIVNLFRRVEDWIHDHRKH